In a genomic window of Colius striatus isolate bColStr4 chromosome 2, bColStr4.1.hap1, whole genome shotgun sequence:
- the NEIL2 gene encoding endonuclease 8-like 2, whose protein sequence is MPEGPSVRKFHLLTSPFVGQVVAKAGGSSRKINVKDLNALRLQDSQVHGKNLYLAFTAAEDPLGPTAEETVLPREAASGESAPAQEGLAQVCASHTRPQDEELQELQHSRSEASDAAEGPGNWLRFHFGMFGSIRANEFSRANKANKRGDWKDPTPRLVLHFESGGFLVFYNCRIHWCSSPRADPASDILSVEFHRGQALDALRAPNPICCTLLDQKYFSGLGNIIKNEILYQAKIHPLTQGSLLTLTDLERLLDCAVQFSSDWLHSKLHGKRLHPQIYQKEQCPLGHAVMKGTFGPPRGFKRLTWWCPQCQPLVLPGNGDPSLCRE, encoded by the exons ATGCCAGAGGGCCCATCGGTGAGGAAGTTCCACCTGCTGACTTCCCCATTTGTGGGACAAGTGGTGGCCAAGGCTGGCGGAAGCAGTCGGAAGATCAATGTGAAGGACCTGAATGCCCTCAGGctccaggactcccag GTTCATGGAAAGAACTTGTACCTGGCGTTTACGGCAGCTGAAGATCCCTTAGGACCAACTGCAGAAGAGACAGTGCTGCCAAGAGAGGCTGCTAGTGGGGAAAGTGCTCCTGCCCAGGAAGGACTAGCACAGGTTTGTGCTTCACACACACGTCCCCAGGAtgaagagctgcaggagctccaGCACTCCAGATCTGAAGCCTCAGATGCAGCGGAGGGTCCGGGCAACTGGCTGCGCTTCCACTTTGGCATGTTTGGCAGTATTCGGGCAAATGAGTTCTCAAGAGCAAACAAGGCCAATAAGAGGGGAGACTGGAAGGACCCTACACCCAG GCTGGTTCTGCACTTTGAGAGCGGAGGCTTCTTGGTTTTTTACAACTGCCGAATACACTGGTGCTCCTCTCCAAGGGCTGATCCTGCTTCTGACATCCTGTCTGTAGAGTTCCACCGTGGGCAGGCGCTGGATGCCCTGCGTGCACCCAATCCCATCTGCTGCACCCTCTTAGACCAAAAATACTTTTCAGGGCTGG GGAACATAATTAAGAATGAGATCTTGTACCAGGCCAAGATCCATCCATTAACACAAGGCTCTCTCTTGACTCTCACGGATCTGGAGCGTTTGCTTGACTGTGCTGTTCAGTTCAGCTCTGACTGGCTGCACAGCAAGCTGCATGGCAAAAGGCTGCACCCACAGATCTACCAGAAGGAGCAGTGTCCTCTTGGGCATGCAGTGATGAAGGGAACCTTTGGACCCCCACGTGGCTTTAAGAGACTTACATGGTGGTGCCCACAGTGTCAGCCTCTGGTGCTGCCAGGGAATGGAGATCCTTCCCTCTGCAGAGAGTGA